The following nucleotide sequence is from Candidatus Hydrogenedentota bacterium.
GGATTCCGAATCGAAATCCAGGGCGTCGCGATGCAACGTCCAAACGAGCCGGGCTACTACCACCCAGAGAACTTCGTACTGGACGATTGGCGCTAAGTGTTGCGCAATTTCGATATGTAATGACGTTTTATCGCGTTGCCGAGACCGAGATAATTGACCAAACCTATCCGTAGCCACCGTGGAATAAGCTGTTTCGTTGCTTGGTTTAGGTGTGATATACTCATTTCCGGCTGAAGGCAATCCTGGGTAAAGACGCGCACCGCGACTCGACAGAGCGCTGGGAGGATAAACGGTGTCAGAAGTTGTAATTACATTAAGTCCAGACCAAATCGAGTTCTACCACCGAGAGGGTTACCTGTCTATTCCGGCAATCACCTCCCCCGAAGAAGTAGCGCAGATTCGCGAAATCTATGACCGCTTGTTCTCACAACGTGCGGGGCGCGACGAGGGTAACCAATTCGACCTCGCGGGCACGGATGACGATGGCAAAGAGGCCTCCCTCCCGCAGATTCTCATGCCGGTGAAGTATGCTCCTGAGTTGGAGCATACCCAGCTTCGGCGTAACGCTCTTGCAATTGCCAGGCAACTCCTGGGTGAAGACGCCGTGCATCAGGGCGAGCACGCGATCATGAAACCGCCCCGGCACGGCGCAGTGACTCCGTGGCATCAAGACGAGGCCTATTGGGACGGCAGCCTTGACTACAATTCACTGAGCATTTGGATCCCCCTGC
It contains:
- a CDS encoding phytanoyl-CoA dioxygenase family protein, producing the protein MSEVVITLSPDQIEFYHREGYLSIPAITSPEEVAQIREIYDRLFSQRAGRDEGNQFDLAGTDDDGKEASLPQILMPVKYAPELEHTQLRRNALAIARQLLGEDAVHQGEHAIMKPPRHGAVTPWHQDEAYWDGSLDYNSLSIWIPLQPATVENGCMHFIPGSHRAEVRPHHTINNDPRIHGLEVDELDDSTAVACPIPAGGATIHPSRTFHYAGPNTTDQPRRAYILGFGTPPVKRTAPRDFYWNTAKKTSREARAAAFADQTTKS